From one Acidobacteriota bacterium genomic stretch:
- a CDS encoding Rrf2 family transcriptional regulator — protein sequence MQIQKYVTNLVTYMAGNSRLATAIHVAGMLSFADRMPITSEAIAQSCGTNAVVIRRVIGLLTKHGLVAVKKGTGGGARLTREPERITLGDIYDALDEGALFDVPQFDASHECELGKVVRPVLSDILGEAEFDLRHSLSERTLAEVIELVRLKMTDSCRQAVVAE from the coding sequence TTGCAAATCCAGAAGTATGTAACTAATCTTGTTACATATATGGCCGGGAACTCCAGACTTGCTACCGCAATACACGTCGCCGGGATGTTGTCATTCGCCGACCGGATGCCGATCACGTCCGAGGCGATCGCGCAGAGTTGCGGCACGAACGCGGTCGTCATCCGCCGGGTCATCGGACTGCTGACGAAACACGGATTGGTCGCGGTCAAGAAGGGAACCGGCGGCGGCGCGCGTCTGACACGGGAGCCGGAACGGATCACGCTCGGCGACATATATGATGCGCTCGACGAAGGCGCGCTGTTCGACGTTCCACAGTTTGATGCATCGCACGAATGCGAACTCGGAAAGGTGGTTCGTCCGGTCCTCTCGGATATTCTCGGGGAGGCGGAGTTCGATCTGCGACACAGCTTGAGTGAACGCACGCTCGCCGAGGTGATCGAACTCGTCCGCCTGAAAATGACGGATAGCTGCCGTCAAGCGGTCGTCGCTGAATAA
- a CDS encoding ABC transporter ATP-binding protein, with translation MEKSAKKKQKIDYSRAWHEARKLIWSYRWRLLIGLGLMLASRAAGLVLPYSTKFLVDNVFGQKQYDMLWLIALAVGLSTVFQAITSFALSQVLGVAAQRAITEMRKRVQAHIERLPTSYFDSTQTGQLISRIMRDAEGIRNLVGTGLGQMTGGILSALVSMAVLFYLNWQITLITLAVLAVFGYVLSYAFKQLRPLFRDRGEIEAEVTGRLNEGLGGIRIVKAYTAEKREELSFARGAHKLFRNIAKSMTGVSATGAFASVIIGAIAVIMIWFGGNAVIANMQDATKGMTSGDFTMYIAFTIFMVIPIVDLANIGTQITEAFAGLDRISEVFAMRTETDEDESKNAMPKLEGAVEFEDVHFEYEVNVPVLKGVSFAAAAGTTTALVGSSGSGKSTILSLVLNFIQPNRGFVKIDGRDLNSIKLRDYRRHLGVVLQDNFLFDGTILSNIRFANPHANFDEIKEVCRIANADEFIEKFPDKYDTVVGERGVKLSGGQRQRIAIARALLANPRVLILDEATSSLDSESEALIQEGLRRLREGRTTFVIAHRLSTIRSADQILVVESGEILERGTHDELIAMNGRYKQLYDKQYKFEQNLFVNPGEEILNEEKQAVSKL, from the coding sequence ATGGAAAAAAGCGCCAAGAAGAAACAGAAAATTGATTATTCCCGCGCCTGGCACGAAGCCCGCAAACTCATCTGGAGCTATCGCTGGCGGCTTCTGATCGGGCTCGGGCTGATGCTCGCCAGCCGCGCCGCGGGATTGGTGCTGCCATACTCGACCAAATTCCTCGTCGATAACGTTTTCGGCCAGAAACAGTACGATATGCTCTGGCTGATCGCGCTCGCCGTCGGGCTTTCGACCGTTTTCCAGGCGATCACATCGTTTGCGCTTTCGCAGGTTCTGGGCGTCGCGGCGCAACGGGCGATCACCGAGATGAGGAAACGCGTCCAGGCGCACATAGAGCGTTTGCCGACGTCTTATTTCGACTCGACGCAAACAGGTCAGCTGATCTCCCGCATTATGCGCGACGCCGAGGGGATTCGAAATCTCGTCGGCACGGGACTCGGCCAGATGACCGGCGGGATACTCTCGGCGCTCGTATCGATGGCCGTCCTGTTCTATCTGAACTGGCAGATCACGCTCATCACCCTTGCCGTGCTCGCGGTCTTCGGTTATGTACTCAGCTACGCATTCAAGCAATTGCGTCCGCTGTTCCGCGATCGGGGCGAGATCGAAGCGGAAGTCACCGGCCGCCTGAACGAAGGCCTCGGCGGCATTCGAATCGTCAAGGCATACACCGCCGAGAAGCGGGAGGAACTGTCCTTCGCCCGCGGCGCGCACAAGCTTTTCCGGAATATAGCGAAATCGATGACCGGAGTTTCAGCGACGGGCGCGTTCGCTTCCGTCATCATCGGCGCGATCGCCGTCATTATGATCTGGTTCGGCGGCAACGCCGTGATCGCGAATATGCAGGACGCGACGAAAGGTATGACCTCGGGCGATTTCACGATGTACATCGCGTTTACGATCTTTATGGTCATCCCGATCGTCGATCTTGCGAACATCGGGACGCAGATCACCGAAGCCTTTGCCGGGCTCGACCGCATATCGGAAGTTTTCGCGATGCGCACCGAAACGGACGAGGACGAAAGCAAGAACGCGATGCCGAAGCTCGAGGGCGCGGTGGAATTCGAGGACGTTCATTTCGAATATGAAGTAAACGTTCCGGTGCTGAAAGGGGTCTCGTTCGCCGCGGCGGCCGGTACGACGACGGCGCTTGTCGGATCATCGGGATCGGGCAAATCTACGATCCTGAGTCTCGTGCTCAACTTCATACAACCCAACCGCGGATTTGTAAAGATCGACGGGCGTGACCTCAATTCGATCAAACTCCGCGACTATCGGCGGCATCTGGGCGTCGTGCTGCAGGACAATTTCCTGTTCGACGGCACGATTCTGTCGAATATCCGGTTCGCGAACCCGCACGCCAACTTCGACGAGATCAAAGAGGTTTGCCGCATCGCAAACGCCGACGAGTTCATCGAGAAGTTTCCCGACAAATACGACACCGTCGTCGGCGAGCGCGGCGTCAAGCTTTCGGGAGGTCAACGCCAGCGGATCGCGATCGCACGCGCGTTGTTGGCGAATCCCAGGGTCTTGATCCTCGATGAAGCTACGAGTTCGCTCGATTCGGAAAGCGAGGCGCTGATCCAGGAGGGACTGCGGCGTCTTCGCGAGGGTCGGACGACGTTCGTCATCGCGCATCGTCTGTCAACCATACGCTCGGCCGACCAGATTCTCGTAGTCGAATCGGGCGAGATCCTCGAACGGGGAACCCACGATGAGCTGATCGCGATGAACGGCCGCTACAAACAGCTTTACGACAAGCAGTACAAGTTCGAACAAAACCTCTTCGTCAATCCCGGCGAGGAGATCTTAAACGAGGAGAAACAGGCAGTCAGCAAACTATAA